A part of Propioniciclava coleopterorum genomic DNA contains:
- a CDS encoding NAD-dependent epimerase/dehydratase family protein has translation MTHPAPTTETELDDLLSAPSVAVGEALAALGGDLVFLGAGGKIGPTMARMARRSLDAVGSDAAVHAVSRYSDPATAHALEREGLVVHRADLGDPGVYADLPDAAGVYYLAAMKFGSTGAEAQTWWSNASIPTFVADRYRGVPTLVYSTGNVYPLTSVGAGGSTESDAAGPVGEYAQSCLARERIFTHAGQAWGTPATIFRLNYACELRYGVIADIATKIAAGQPVDVTMPAVNVCWQGDISAWALRSIEHASVPPFILNATGPETVPVRRLATWLAEGMNLPVEIVGEEAQTALLNDSSTAHRLYGYPTVPLRELVSWVGRWVADGGRQLGKATKFQQRDGKF, from the coding sequence ATGACGCACCCCGCTCCCACCACCGAAACGGAACTGGACGACCTGCTGTCGGCGCCCTCGGTCGCCGTGGGCGAGGCGCTGGCCGCCCTGGGCGGCGACCTGGTCTTCCTGGGCGCGGGCGGCAAGATCGGCCCGACGATGGCCCGGATGGCGCGCCGCAGCCTGGACGCCGTGGGCTCGGACGCCGCCGTGCACGCCGTCTCGCGGTACTCCGACCCGGCGACCGCCCACGCGCTGGAGCGCGAGGGCCTGGTCGTGCACCGCGCCGACCTGGGCGACCCCGGCGTCTACGCCGATCTTCCGGACGCGGCTGGCGTCTACTACCTGGCCGCGATGAAGTTCGGGTCCACCGGCGCCGAGGCGCAGACCTGGTGGTCGAACGCCTCGATCCCGACCTTCGTGGCCGACCGGTACCGCGGCGTCCCCACGCTGGTCTACTCCACCGGCAACGTCTACCCCCTCACGTCCGTGGGGGCGGGCGGCAGCACCGAGTCGGACGCCGCCGGCCCCGTCGGCGAGTACGCCCAGTCCTGCCTGGCGCGCGAGCGGATCTTCACCCACGCCGGGCAGGCCTGGGGGACGCCCGCCACGATCTTCCGCCTGAACTACGCCTGCGAACTCCGCTACGGCGTGATCGCCGACATCGCCACCAAGATCGCCGCCGGGCAGCCCGTCGACGTGACGATGCCCGCGGTGAACGTGTGCTGGCAGGGCGACATCTCGGCGTGGGCGCTGCGCAGCATCGAGCACGCGTCGGTCCCCCCGTTCATCCTCAACGCGACCGGGCCCGAGACCGTGCCGGTCCGCCGGCTGGCCACCTGGCTGGCGGAGGGCATGAACCTGCCGGTGGAGATCGTCGGCGAGGAGGCGCAGACGGCGCTGCTGAACGACTCCTCGACCGCGCACCGGCTCTACGGCTACCCGACGGTTCCGCTGCGGGAGCTCGTCTCCTGGGTGGGCCGGTGGGTCGCCGACGGCGGCCGGCAGCTCGGCAAGGCCACCAAGTTCCAGCAACGGGATGGGAAGTTCTGA
- a CDS encoding dihydrodipicolinate synthase family protein — protein MSLRTRLTGATIPAHPLALTPNGTLDERSQRALTRYYCAAGATGLAVGVHTTQFELHHDRGLLRDVMGLAADTAAAAGGDRLLIAGVTGDTEHAVAEATLAHELGYEAVLLTSWGVPDPSPERLLERAARVGEVLPTIGFYLQAAIGGPTLDGSFWSRLFDQPTVAAVKVAPFDRYRTSTVLRALAAHDRWDDVVALTGNDDAIVADLVTPTRVATAGGVREVRVTGGLLGQWAVGTRAAVELTARAGAAAASGQVDADLLALGADLTRVNQALFDVDHDFAGCVPGVNELLRQLGLVDTALTLGSDRLSPGQSEDIAAVLAEFPALLDAAFVHEHVDAWRS, from the coding sequence ATGTCGCTCCGCACACGCCTGACCGGGGCGACCATCCCGGCGCACCCGCTCGCGCTCACGCCGAACGGCACCCTCGACGAGCGCTCGCAACGCGCCCTCACCCGGTACTACTGCGCCGCCGGCGCCACGGGGCTGGCGGTCGGCGTCCACACCACGCAGTTCGAGCTGCACCACGACCGGGGCCTGCTGCGCGACGTCATGGGGCTCGCGGCCGACACCGCCGCCGCGGCCGGCGGGGACCGGCTGCTGATCGCCGGCGTGACCGGCGACACCGAGCACGCCGTCGCCGAGGCCACGCTCGCCCACGAGCTGGGCTACGAGGCCGTCCTCCTGACGTCGTGGGGCGTCCCCGACCCGTCGCCCGAGCGCCTGCTGGAGCGGGCCGCGCGGGTGGGTGAGGTGCTGCCGACGATCGGGTTCTACCTGCAGGCCGCGATCGGCGGGCCGACGCTGGACGGCTCGTTCTGGAGCCGGCTGTTCGACCAGCCGACCGTCGCGGCGGTCAAGGTGGCACCCTTCGACCGGTACCGCACCTCGACCGTGCTGCGGGCCCTGGCCGCCCACGACCGCTGGGACGACGTGGTCGCGCTGACCGGCAACGATGACGCCATCGTGGCCGATCTCGTCACCCCGACCCGCGTCGCCACCGCCGGCGGCGTCCGGGAGGTGCGCGTCACCGGCGGGCTGCTGGGTCAGTGGGCGGTCGGTACCCGCGCCGCGGTCGAGCTGACGGCGCGGGCGGGTGCCGCCGCGGCGTCCGGCCAGGTGGACGCCGACCTGCTCGCCCTGGGCGCCGACCTGACCCGGGTGAACCAGGCGTTGTTCGACGTCGATCATGACTTCGCGGGCTGCGTCCCGGGCGTCAACGAGTTGCTGCGTCAGCTCGGGCTGGTCGACACCGCGCTCACCCTGGGCAGCGACCGGCTCTCCCCCGGCCAGTCGGAGGACATCGCCGCGGTCCTCGCGGAGTTCCCCGCCCTGCTGGATGCCGCCTTCGTCCACGAGCACGTCGACGCCTGGCGGTCCTGA
- the manA gene encoding mannose-6-phosphate isomerase, class I has protein sequence MLRREPGLAGERAWAVGNGQFPFLMKLLAAARPLSLQVHPTREQAAAGHAREDAHGLSVADPTRSYKDVNHKPEIIVAITPFRALCGFRAPARSAEELRALLGSDADAEAARRLLTALDRADEGAALEEALVAILSPDTGMERVAETVVAAARHGDAPAGSSAETVRLVADAYGADPGVLVALLLNRVDLLPGEALFLDAGHVHAYLSGLGLEAMATSDNVLRGGLTSKHVDVPGLVEIVSFAPAVPHRITPVVSRADGVTVTSYAAPVPDFSVHVIDGEGGARTLEALTGPSVLVVTAGALTFGVGEEELVLPRGAAAFQAVGDPLRVLAGRGRAYLTTLGSA, from the coding sequence GTGCTGCGCCGCGAGCCCGGGCTGGCGGGGGAGCGGGCCTGGGCGGTGGGCAACGGTCAGTTCCCGTTCCTGATGAAGCTGCTGGCGGCGGCCCGCCCGCTCTCGCTCCAAGTGCACCCCACCCGCGAGCAGGCGGCCGCCGGCCACGCCCGGGAGGACGCGCACGGCCTGTCCGTCGCCGACCCGACGCGCAGTTACAAGGACGTCAACCACAAGCCCGAGATCATCGTGGCGATCACGCCCTTCCGGGCCCTGTGCGGGTTCCGCGCACCGGCGCGGTCGGCCGAGGAACTGCGGGCGCTGCTGGGGTCGGACGCGGACGCCGAGGCGGCGCGCCGTCTCCTGACCGCGCTCGACCGCGCCGACGAGGGGGCCGCCCTGGAGGAGGCGCTGGTCGCGATCCTGTCGCCCGACACGGGGATGGAGCGGGTCGCCGAGACGGTCGTGGCCGCCGCGAGGCACGGGGACGCTCCCGCCGGGTCCTCGGCGGAGACCGTCCGGCTCGTGGCCGACGCCTACGGGGCCGACCCCGGCGTCCTGGTCGCGCTGCTGCTCAACCGGGTGGACCTGCTGCCGGGCGAGGCGTTGTTCCTGGACGCCGGGCACGTGCACGCCTACCTGTCCGGGCTGGGCCTGGAGGCGATGGCCACGTCGGACAACGTGCTGCGTGGGGGGCTGACCAGCAAGCACGTCGACGTCCCCGGGCTGGTGGAGATCGTCTCGTTCGCACCCGCGGTCCCGCACCGGATCACTCCGGTCGTGTCCCGCGCGGACGGGGTGACGGTGACCTCGTACGCCGCCCCCGTCCCCGACTTCTCGGTGCACGTGATCGACGGCGAGGGCGGCGCCCGCACGCTGGAGGCCCTCACCGGCCCGAGCGTGCTGGTGGTGACGGCCGGCGCGCTGACGTTCGGCGTCGGCGAGGAGGAACTGGTGCTGCCCCGGGGGGCGGCCGCGTTCCAGGCGGTCGGGGACCCGCTGCGCGTCCTGGCCGGCCGGGGCCGTGCCTACCTCACCACGCTGGGGTCCGCCTAG
- a CDS encoding PTS sugar transporter subunit IIA, with translation MARLLDILDPSSMDLDFTAPTTDAAIDQLVALIGNTGAIVDPVAFADAVKTREATSSTGLGDGIAIPHGKSDGISRPAVAFARSVAGVPWGAGDGSPANLIFLIGVPAAQAGDEHLRILAMLARRLVRPAFREALLSADGPAEVRAVLEEVSS, from the coding sequence ATGGCTCGACTCCTCGACATCCTGGATCCCTCCTCGATGGATCTCGACTTCACCGCCCCGACGACCGATGCGGCCATCGACCAGCTCGTGGCGCTGATCGGCAACACCGGCGCGATCGTCGACCCGGTCGCCTTCGCGGACGCCGTCAAGACCCGCGAGGCGACGTCCTCGACCGGACTGGGCGACGGGATCGCGATCCCGCACGGCAAGTCCGACGGGATCTCCCGCCCCGCCGTGGCCTTCGCCCGGTCGGTGGCGGGGGTGCCGTGGGGGGCCGGCGACGGCTCGCCCGCGAACCTGATCTTCCTCATCGGCGTGCCGGCCGCGCAGGCCGGCGACGAGCACCTGCGGATCCTCGCCATGCTGGCGCGCCGTCTGGTGCGCCCGGCGTTCCGCGAGGCGCTACTGTCGGCTGACGGGCCGGCGGAGGTGCGGGCCGTCCTGGAAGAGGTGAGTTCGTGA
- a CDS encoding PTS sugar transporter subunit IIA yields MFEQRFADSADPVRAVLDGLPATTLPDAYRRVAARVAAAEGLDPDDLVARLLARDAEGSTAFAPGALMPHCTLPGAGASHVLFARPAAPLDHPEHGPIGLLVFLFVRDDGPAVTAAAIARTVRALADDDLVATLLSAPAIGSSR; encoded by the coding sequence GTGTTCGAGCAACGCTTCGCCGACTCGGCTGACCCCGTGCGCGCCGTCCTCGACGGGCTGCCCGCCACGACGCTCCCGGACGCCTACCGCCGGGTCGCCGCCCGCGTCGCCGCGGCCGAGGGCCTGGACCCCGACGACCTGGTGGCCCGGCTGCTCGCCCGCGACGCCGAGGGGAGCACGGCGTTCGCGCCCGGCGCGCTGATGCCGCACTGCACCCTGCCCGGCGCCGGAGCCTCGCACGTCCTGTTCGCCCGTCCGGCCGCCCCGCTGGACCACCCCGAGCACGGCCCCATCGGCCTGCTCGTGTTCCTGTTCGTCCGCGACGACGGCCCCGCCGTCACCGCGGCGGCCATCGCGCGGACCGTCCGCGCCCTGGCCGACGACGACCTCGTCGCCACCCTGCTCTCCGCCCCCGCGATCGGTTCGTCACGTTGA
- a CDS encoding BglG family transcription antiterminator has protein sequence MTRVVDAQGRLLEVLLERASFITGPELAAVLGVSAKSVYRMVVDLNHDDAIIESRRGRGYRLDREAYLRRLSSGEGRPEGSVTPPERRRRILRELLDAARGVPGEDLERGHFISDSQVRADLKEIDQLLAPYALKVRQRSGRYVVVGREAAIRSVLADLLRDGAPEVTHPGPGSSLQAADMEFARGEVAFITGRLGAVLPPPYDLNLATHLYVLIARTRAGARSDAAPGPTPSGDAGRQRRYWEVAAEVRGHVERHLGRPLPDGETDHIYAYIASSRLDPTAPVPAPAADEASRVVGELVAQMSRAQGVRFGTQRLLTDLARHVRPMLNRLRFGLYVTNPVLPQLASSYPALLADLTLATAQVGRDFGLPEVPADEVGFMALYFARELELCATPVSALMACSSGVGTSELLRAKAARFFPEISVVGVVGASQVAAALASEPSIDLVITTVGIPDPVTVPVVLVDAMFSPESQDRVRATLRRLG, from the coding sequence ATGACCAGGGTGGTGGACGCACAGGGGCGCCTCCTCGAGGTCCTGCTCGAGCGTGCGTCGTTCATCACCGGGCCCGAGCTGGCCGCCGTGCTCGGGGTGTCGGCGAAGTCCGTCTACCGCATGGTGGTCGACCTCAACCACGACGACGCGATCATCGAGTCCCGCCGTGGCCGCGGCTACCGCCTCGACCGGGAGGCCTACCTGCGCCGACTGAGCTCCGGGGAGGGCCGCCCCGAGGGGTCCGTGACGCCGCCGGAGCGCCGCCGGCGCATCCTGCGCGAACTCCTCGACGCCGCGCGGGGCGTCCCCGGGGAGGACCTGGAGCGGGGCCACTTCATCAGCGACAGCCAGGTCAGGGCCGACCTGAAGGAGATCGATCAGCTGCTCGCCCCGTACGCCCTCAAGGTCCGGCAGCGGTCGGGCCGGTACGTGGTCGTGGGTCGGGAGGCGGCGATCCGCAGCGTCCTGGCCGACCTGCTGCGCGACGGGGCCCCGGAGGTGACCCACCCGGGTCCCGGCTCGTCGCTGCAGGCCGCCGACATGGAGTTCGCCCGGGGCGAGGTCGCGTTCATCACCGGACGGCTGGGTGCGGTGCTTCCGCCGCCCTACGACCTGAATCTGGCCACCCACCTGTACGTGCTGATCGCGCGGACGCGCGCGGGAGCCCGCAGCGACGCGGCCCCGGGACCGACCCCGAGCGGCGACGCGGGCCGGCAGCGCCGCTACTGGGAGGTCGCGGCCGAGGTGCGCGGCCACGTGGAGCGCCATCTGGGCCGGCCCCTGCCCGACGGCGAGACCGACCACATCTACGCCTACATCGCCTCCTCGAGGCTGGACCCGACCGCCCCGGTGCCCGCGCCGGCCGCGGACGAGGCGAGCCGGGTCGTCGGCGAACTGGTCGCCCAGATGAGCCGCGCCCAGGGCGTCCGGTTCGGCACCCAGCGGCTGCTGACCGACCTGGCGCGCCACGTGCGGCCGATGCTCAACCGGCTGCGGTTCGGCCTGTACGTCACCAACCCGGTCCTGCCACAGCTCGCCTCGTCCTATCCCGCGCTCCTGGCGGACCTCACGCTGGCCACGGCGCAGGTCGGGCGCGACTTCGGGCTGCCCGAGGTTCCTGCGGACGAGGTGGGGTTCATGGCCCTGTACTTCGCCCGGGAACTCGAACTGTGCGCCACGCCCGTGAGCGCGCTGATGGCCTGCTCGTCGGGCGTGGGGACGTCCGAACTCCTGCGCGCGAAGGCCGCCCGGTTCTTCCCGGAGATCAGCGTGGTCGGCGTCGTGGGGGCGTCTCAGGTGGCCGCCGCGCTGGCGTCGGAGCCGTCGATCGACCTCGTCATCACCACCGTGGGGATCCCTGACCCCGTCACCGTCCCCGTCGTCCTCGTGGACGCCATGTTCAGCCCAGAGAGCCAGGATCGTGTTCGAGCAACGCTTCGCCGACTCGGCTGA
- the argG gene encoding argininosuccinate synthase, with amino-acid sequence MGVMSKVLMKLPVGEKVGIAFSGGLDTSVAVAWMREKGAIPYTYTADIGQYDEPDIESVPGRAAAYGAEGYRLVDCTTELVNEGLVALMCGAFHIRTAGVPYFNTTPLGRAVTGTMLVRAMREDDVHVWGDGSTYKGNDIERFYRYGLLANPQLRIYKPWLDEDFVSELGGRDEMSQWLTQRQLPYRDSQEKAYSTDANIWGATHEAKTLEYLGTGMEIVEPIMGVAHWRDDVEIAPEVVTIAFEQGVPVTINGATFASPVDLVREANAIGGRHGLGMSDQIENRIIEAKSRGIYEAPGMALLHIAYERLVNAIHNEDTVASYHNEGRKLGRLLYEGRWLDPQSLMVRTSLQQWVASAITGEVTLKLRRGWDYSILDTTGPALSYHPEKLSMERVEDAAFGPVDRIGQLTMRNLDIADTRTRLEQYSTLGLVGGAISELVGELSTGEASAITAGVEGASEEIDDAQFIAGMEGGTD; translated from the coding sequence ATGGGAGTCATGTCCAAAGTGCTCATGAAGCTCCCGGTGGGGGAGAAGGTCGGTATCGCCTTCTCCGGTGGTCTCGATACGTCCGTGGCGGTGGCGTGGATGCGCGAGAAGGGCGCGATCCCCTACACCTACACCGCTGACATCGGGCAGTACGACGAGCCGGACATCGAGTCGGTCCCGGGGCGCGCCGCCGCGTACGGCGCCGAGGGCTACCGCCTGGTCGACTGCACCACCGAGCTCGTGAACGAGGGCCTGGTCGCGCTGATGTGCGGCGCCTTCCACATCCGCACCGCGGGCGTCCCCTACTTCAACACCACGCCGTTGGGCCGCGCCGTGACGGGCACCATGCTGGTGCGCGCCATGCGCGAGGACGACGTGCACGTGTGGGGCGACGGCTCGACCTACAAGGGCAACGACATCGAGCGGTTCTACCGCTACGGCCTGCTGGCCAACCCGCAGCTGCGGATCTACAAGCCGTGGCTGGATGAGGACTTCGTCTCCGAGCTCGGCGGCCGCGACGAGATGAGCCAGTGGCTCACCCAGCGTCAGCTGCCCTACCGCGACAGCCAGGAGAAGGCGTACTCCACCGACGCCAACATCTGGGGCGCGACGCACGAGGCGAAGACCCTGGAGTACCTGGGCACCGGCATGGAGATCGTCGAGCCGATCATGGGCGTGGCGCACTGGCGCGACGACGTCGAGATCGCCCCCGAGGTCGTCACCATCGCCTTCGAGCAGGGCGTCCCGGTCACCATCAACGGCGCGACGTTCGCGTCGCCGGTCGACCTGGTCCGCGAGGCCAACGCCATCGGCGGACGCCACGGCCTGGGCATGAGCGACCAGATCGAGAACCGGATCATCGAGGCCAAGAGCCGCGGCATCTACGAGGCGCCCGGCATGGCGCTGCTGCACATCGCCTACGAGCGCCTGGTCAACGCGATCCACAACGAGGACACCGTCGCCAGCTACCACAACGAGGGCCGCAAGCTCGGCCGGCTGCTGTACGAGGGCCGCTGGCTGGACCCGCAGTCCCTGATGGTCCGCACGTCGCTGCAGCAGTGGGTCGCCTCGGCGATCACCGGCGAGGTCACCCTCAAGCTGCGCCGCGGCTGGGACTACTCGATCCTCGACACCACGGGCCCGGCGCTGTCCTACCACCCGGAGAAGCTCTCCATGGAGCGCGTCGAGGACGCGGCGTTCGGCCCGGTCGACCGGATCGGCCAGCTCACCATGCGCAACCTGGACATCGCCGACACCCGGACGCGGCTGGAGCAGTACTCCACGCTCGGCCTGGTGGGCGGCGCGATCTCCGAGCTGGTCGGCGAGCTGAGCACCGGCGAGGCGAGCGCGATCACCGCGGGCGTCGAGGGCGCCTCCGAGGAGATCGACGACGCCCAGTTCATCGCGGGCATGGAGGGCGGCACCGACTGA
- the gdhA gene encoding NADP-specific glutamate dehydrogenase, which yields MELTPALQEDFDTVVRRNPGEAEFHQAVREVLESLGPVIAKRPEYVEMGIIPRICEPNKQIIFKVNWQDDAGRVHTNRGFRVQFNSALGPYKGGLRFHPSVYLGIIKFLGFEQIFKNALTGMPIGGGKGGSDFDPKGKSDNEIMRFCQSFMTELSGHIGHDIDVPAGDIGVGSREIGFMFGQYKKLTGRYESGVLTGKGLDWGGSRARTEATGYGTVFFAEEMLKLSKESFEGKKVVVSGSGNVAIYALEKVNKLGGTVVAMSDSSGYIVDEGGIDLEQLQDLKEVRRGRISEYAEANPGARFVEDGMIWDVPCDIALPCATQNEINIGGARALIKNGCTLVAEGANMPSTPDAIRAFAANGVRFAPGKAANAGGVATSALEMQQNASRDSWSFEHTEERLHDIMVGIHERCYETSEEYGAPGDYVVGANIAGFLRVADAMMALGVI from the coding sequence ATGGAACTCACCCCGGCACTGCAGGAGGATTTCGACACCGTCGTGCGCCGGAACCCGGGCGAGGCGGAGTTCCACCAGGCGGTCCGGGAGGTGCTGGAGTCGCTCGGCCCGGTCATCGCCAAGCGCCCCGAGTACGTCGAGATGGGGATCATCCCGCGCATCTGTGAGCCCAACAAGCAGATCATCTTCAAGGTCAACTGGCAGGACGACGCCGGCCGCGTGCACACCAACCGCGGCTTCCGGGTCCAGTTCAACAGCGCGCTCGGCCCGTACAAGGGCGGCCTGCGGTTCCACCCGAGCGTGTACCTGGGCATCATCAAGTTCCTCGGTTTCGAGCAGATCTTCAAGAACGCCCTCACCGGCATGCCCATCGGCGGCGGGAAGGGCGGCTCGGACTTCGACCCCAAGGGCAAGAGCGACAACGAGATCATGCGTTTCTGCCAGTCCTTCATGACCGAACTGTCGGGCCACATCGGCCACGACATCGACGTGCCCGCCGGTGACATCGGCGTCGGGTCGCGCGAGATCGGCTTCATGTTCGGGCAGTACAAGAAGCTCACCGGGCGCTACGAGTCCGGCGTCCTGACCGGCAAGGGCCTCGACTGGGGCGGCTCCCGCGCCCGCACCGAGGCGACCGGCTACGGCACGGTGTTCTTCGCCGAGGAGATGCTCAAGCTGTCCAAGGAGAGCTTCGAGGGCAAGAAGGTCGTGGTGTCCGGCTCGGGCAACGTCGCGATCTACGCCCTGGAGAAGGTCAACAAGCTCGGCGGCACCGTCGTGGCGATGTCGGACTCCTCGGGCTACATCGTCGACGAGGGCGGCATCGACCTGGAGCAGCTCCAGGACCTCAAGGAGGTGCGTCGCGGCCGGATCTCGGAGTACGCCGAGGCGAACCCCGGCGCCCGCTTCGTCGAGGACGGCATGATCTGGGACGTCCCCTGCGACATCGCGCTGCCCTGCGCCACCCAGAACGAGATCAACATCGGCGGCGCCCGCGCGCTGATCAAGAACGGCTGCACGCTGGTCGCCGAGGGTGCCAACATGCCCTCCACCCCGGACGCGATCCGCGCGTTCGCCGCCAACGGCGTCCGGTTCGCGCCGGGCAAGGCCGCCAACGCGGGCGGCGTGGCCACGTCCGCGCTGGAGATGCAGCAGAACGCCTCCCGGGACTCCTGGAGCTTCGAGCACACCGAGGAGCGGCTGCACGACATCATGGTCGGCATCCACGAGCGCTGCTACGAGACCTCCGAGGAGTACGGCGCGCCCGGCGACTACGTCGTCGGCGCGAACATCGCCGGCTTCCTGCGCGTGGCCGACGCGATGATGGCGCTGGGCGTCATCTGA
- the leuA gene encoding 2-isopropylmalate synthase: protein MTTTSNAHGARVQQGSPVQQPSPMPFHRYRAFEPVQVPDRTWPDRKITHAPRWLSTDLRDGNQALIDPMTPARKLKMFELLVRMGYKEIEIGFPSASQTDFDFVRKLIEEDRVPDDVQISVLTQAREDLISRTAESLQGARRANIHMYNATAELFRRVVFNVDEAQCIAMATRGTEMVMKYAEQYLGDTEFGYQYSPEIFTQTPTDFAVEICNRVADVWQPGPDREIIFNLPATVEMSTPNTYADQIEYFIRNVRGRDNVAVSLHPHNDRGTAVAATELGMMAGADRVEGCLFGHGERTGNVDLVTLGLNLFSQGIDPQIDFSDIDEIRRTVEYCTGLPVHPRHPYAGDLVYTAFSGSHQDAIKKGLEALAKKADAEGVGMHEMAWEAPYLPIDPFDVGRTYEAVIRVNSQSGKGGMAYIMKNDHKMDLPRRLQIEFSRVVQQHTDAAGGEVGAELMWQIFENEYFGDHTPLELVQYKLSAEDGIYTVDAVLKVDGVERQVGGEGNGPVSAFVDAVAAAGFPVRVLDYTEHALSAGGDALAAAYVEAEVGEGDDLRVLWGVGRHSSIITASMRAVISAINRTDRPE from the coding sequence ATGACCACCACCAGCAACGCCCACGGGGCCCGCGTGCAGCAGGGCTCCCCGGTGCAGCAGCCCAGCCCGATGCCGTTCCACCGCTACCGCGCCTTCGAGCCGGTGCAGGTGCCCGACCGCACCTGGCCCGACCGGAAGATCACCCACGCGCCGCGCTGGCTGAGCACCGACCTGCGCGACGGCAACCAGGCCCTCATCGACCCGATGACGCCCGCCCGCAAGCTGAAGATGTTCGAGCTGCTGGTCAGGATGGGCTACAAGGAGATCGAGATCGGGTTCCCGTCGGCGTCCCAGACCGACTTCGACTTCGTCCGCAAGCTGATCGAGGAGGACCGCGTCCCCGACGACGTGCAGATCTCGGTGCTGACCCAGGCGCGCGAGGATCTGATCTCCCGCACGGCCGAGTCGCTGCAGGGGGCGCGGCGGGCCAACATCCACATGTACAACGCCACCGCCGAACTGTTCCGGCGCGTCGTGTTCAACGTGGACGAGGCGCAGTGCATCGCGATGGCGACCCGCGGCACCGAGATGGTGATGAAGTACGCCGAGCAGTACCTGGGCGACACCGAGTTCGGCTACCAGTACAGCCCCGAGATCTTCACGCAGACGCCCACGGACTTCGCGGTCGAGATCTGCAACCGGGTCGCCGACGTGTGGCAGCCCGGGCCCGACCGGGAGATCATCTTCAACCTGCCCGCCACGGTGGAGATGAGCACACCCAACACCTACGCCGACCAGATCGAGTACTTCATCCGCAACGTCCGCGGCCGCGACAACGTCGCGGTCTCCCTGCACCCGCACAACGACCGCGGCACCGCCGTCGCGGCCACCGAGCTGGGCATGATGGCCGGCGCGGACCGCGTCGAGGGCTGCCTGTTCGGCCACGGCGAGCGCACCGGCAACGTCGACCTGGTGACGCTGGGGCTGAACCTGTTCAGCCAGGGCATCGACCCCCAGATCGACTTCTCCGACATCGACGAGATCCGACGCACGGTCGAGTACTGCACCGGCCTGCCCGTGCACCCGCGCCACCCCTACGCCGGCGACCTGGTCTACACGGCGTTCTCCGGCTCGCACCAGGACGCCATCAAGAAGGGCCTCGAAGCGCTGGCCAAGAAGGCGGACGCCGAGGGCGTCGGCATGCACGAGATGGCCTGGGAGGCGCCCTACCTGCCGATCGATCCGTTCGACGTGGGCCGCACGTACGAGGCCGTGATCCGGGTCAACAGCCAGTCCGGCAAGGGCGGCATGGCCTACATCATGAAGAACGACCACAAGATGGACCTGCCGCGCCGGCTGCAGATCGAGTTCAGCCGCGTCGTCCAGCAGCACACCGACGCCGCCGGCGGCGAGGTCGGCGCCGAGCTGATGTGGCAGATCTTCGAGAACGAGTACTTCGGCGACCACACCCCGCTGGAACTGGTCCAGTACAAGCTGTCCGCCGAGGACGGCATCTACACCGTGGACGCCGTGCTGAAGGTCGACGGCGTCGAGCGCCAGGTCGGCGGCGAGGGCAACGGCCCCGTGTCGGCGTTCGTGGACGCCGTCGCCGCGGCCGGGTTCCCGGTGCGGGTCCTGGACTACACCGAGCACGCGCTGAGCGCCGGCGGGGACGCCCTGGCGGCGGCCTACGTCGAGGCCGAGGTCGGCGAGGGCGACGACCTGCGCGTCCTGTGGGGCGTGGGGCGCCACAGCTCGATCATCACCGCGTCCATGCGGGCCGTCATCAGCGCGATCAACCGCACCGACCGCCCGGAGTGA
- a CDS encoding CGNR zinc finger domain-containing protein — MTDAQTPAAPGALELVRRFVNTRDLDLGTDALAEEAGWLAWNRTDPAASGLGVAGGATDAELGRLRELREALRAALVAHHDRAPVPDETVRALDAALAWSAPAAGFGEAGLVLRPAGTGARALAGAVLAAVADGLAEGTFGRLKACGRDTCRWAFYDRSRSRTGQWCSMSGCGNQAKQERWRARN; from the coding sequence ATGACCGACGCGCAGACCCCCGCGGCCCCCGGGGCCCTCGAGCTGGTGCGCCGCTTCGTGAACACGCGCGACCTGGATCTCGGCACGGACGCGCTGGCCGAGGAGGCGGGCTGGCTGGCCTGGAACCGGACCGACCCCGCGGCGTCCGGGCTGGGGGTGGCCGGAGGCGCGACCGACGCCGAGCTCGGACGCCTGCGCGAGCTGCGCGAGGCGCTGCGGGCCGCGCTGGTCGCCCACCACGACCGCGCCCCCGTGCCGGACGAGACGGTCCGGGCGCTGGACGCCGCGCTGGCCTGGTCCGCCCCCGCCGCCGGCTTCGGGGAGGCCGGGTTGGTGCTGCGGCCCGCGGGGACGGGCGCCAGGGCGCTGGCCGGCGCCGTGCTCGCCGCGGTGGCGGACGGGCTCGCCGAGGGCACGTTCGGCCGGCTCAAGGCGTGCGGCCGCGACACCTGCCGGTGGGCGTTCTACGACCGGTCCCGCTCGCGCACGGGGCAGTGGTGCTCGATGAGCGGCTGCGGGAACCAGGCCAAGCAGGAGCGCTGGCGGGCCCGCAACTGA